A segment of the Flavobacteriales bacterium genome:
TGCCGCTCTATTTAATCCTGTATTATTATCTGCTCTATACCACTGGTAAGTATGTGTTCCAGCAGGATTATTTTCATTATCGGCATAAGTAAAATTAGCCGTAAGTGTTTGACCTACCTGAGCTGTTCCTGTGATATTTGGATTTGTTGCCGTTGGGGCTTGGTTATTACAAATATTTACCGAATTATTTAAAACAGCAGTCCCCATGTTTATAGATCCATAATTGGGTACTCCATTATCTGCAGAAGTTTCTAAATTATCAGCATAACCATTTGTTCCAACATTATTGTTTGGAAATACAAATCCGGCAGTATTATCATTTGTCAAACCTGCTTCACGTGCATCAGAACATCCATCATTATCAGCATCGGGATCATAGTTATTGGGGATTCCATCATTATCAGCATCTTCTGAGTAGTAAACTCTCATTTCTCCGATAACTTTATCTCCTCCTTGTCCGTTAGGGTTTCTAAATTTTACCTCGTTTTGTCCTGGGATAAAATTAATTGTATTAAACGAGCTACCATCTTGGATTTTCATCTTATGATATACTGCATCACTCACTGTTTTAGTTCCGTGAATAATAACCTCACCAGCACTGGTGATTTTTATCTTAACCCTTGGTGGATTTCCTGTTGCCGTACTTGCATTAAATGGCTGAGACATTACATTACCATCGTCAAAAACTAAAGAGGAAGTCCAATTATTTTGCAACTCCAAAACAGTATGGCTCGCACTAATATTTTGTCCGTTGACTGTCAGTTCAAGGGATTGATCAAGCAATGTGAAATCTAAATGAATTTCTTGAGGACTGGTAGCGTTAAGAGTAACAGTTGTAGGATTATTATCAGGATCTACAGCTCCTACAGCTGTATTAAAAGACTGAGAATTGTTCCCAAACTCATGAATATCTAAAATACCATCATTATCATCATCAATATCATCAACATTGGCAATTCCATCTCCATCAAAATCCGCAGCTGGTAAGAGATTAGTAGTATTATTTCCACAACCTGGGATTGTTTTCCATATTGTTCCATTGTAGAAAACCAATCGTCCCTGTCCTGTACAGCAATCAGTACAATAAACAACCAATCCCTCCGCAGGAAGATTTATGGCATTCATCTGAGCCTCTGTCATTCTCGGAGGTAAAAATCCTCGATTAGATGATTCAATATCTAAAATTGCGCTTGTATTTGGGGAATCAGTTCCTATTCCCACTTGTCCTTCTACAGTGAATATACCTGTAAAAAGAGACATCATAGCCCCTAGAAATAGGGCAAGAGTAGATCTTAACATAATTTGTGCGAGTTTGCGAGTTACTAAAATCGGGGCAAATATAGTTGAATATTTTATGTTTCAAAAAAAATCAAAAGATTATATATGTTATTTTATTAAGGTAGTAGACTCTCTTTCAATTACATTTAACCAGCAAACTATTAATAATGATTTTAAAATACTGATTTACAAATAAGTATAATTACTAATAAATAATTATCAATAAATGGGTCTTGGATGAATGATTGTTTAACCTTTTCAATTATTAACAAAAACTTAACATTACTACTGACATTTACTAATAAAATCAAATGATTTAAATAGAGATCTATTTTAGAATCATCACATTTTCAGTTTAATAATAAACTAAAAACTTAGAAACGCTCTAAAAAATTAACAAATTACATCCTCTTACATCACTGAAGTCGATTCTACCAATTACTTCAAATTTTTTATTTGTATCATGGAAACGACCCAAATCATCTGTTTGCAGAAAAGAACAAGAATATAAGTTTGCTAAATCAATGATTTTGATTGTTCCATACGTTTTAGATGAAAACGAGAATGGGTCATCTGGGTCTCCTGGATACAGTTTCATCCAAGTCGGCGTTTGGAAGATTCCTTCGCCTTTGGAATATGCCTGAGATAATAGTTCGGTCATCCCATATTCTGAGTGGATGTATTGAACACCGGTTTTTTCTATTAAAAAGTGATGTAATTCTTCTCGAGTAATTTCTTTTCTTCTCCCCTTCATCCCACCAGTCTCCATAATAATGGTATTTTTTAAGGAAATAGAATACTTTTCGAAAAAATCTAATAATGCAAAACTAACTCCAATAAGAATTGTTTTTTTTCCTTTTAGCTCCACTTCTTGAAGTCTTTGGAACAATTCCTCATGGTTGTATAGAAAAAAACCAGATTCTTCATGAGGATTTCTTTCTATCATTTTCTCCATCATATAGATAAGAGAGGACCCTTCTCGCTCTAGATAATTGGGCAGAAGGGCCAAGAGTACGTATTCATCTGGATTTCCATAGAATTTCTCAAAGGATTTTATCATTGACTGATGGTAAATATCCAAATGAGCAACAAAATGTTTACTTGGTGTCATTCCTGTGGTTCCTGAACTAGAGAAAACCATTTCGTAATCAGGAAAACTATTGATAGAATGTGATTTAAAAAAAGAGATGGGTAAAAATGGGATTGCTTCAATACTTTTGGGCTTGGGTTTCCCCAGATAACTTAAAAACCGCTTATATACTTCACAGTTTTCACTTTGGAAATCAAACACCTCTAAAGCCAATTCCTCAAAATCTGTATCATTTTGGATTCCAAAAATCCTATTTTCAATATTTTTTACCCGTTTCATGCTTAAAGCCTAGCCCACTGTATTCATAGTGTTTAGGAAGATATAAAGGTAGATCCAAATAAAACCTAAGAAATGCCAAAACATCGCTGCCAATTCTATTCCCAGGTAATACTCTTTTGTATATTTATTCATTTGCAACCTGAGTACCACAACCAATACAGAAATCAATGCGCCCACCATGTGTGCAAGGTGAAATAAAACCATTGCGTAGATATATGAGCTTGCAACTGCAGAACCAGAACCTACTGGATAGTGCCCAAGAGCAACTAATTCATCAAAACCAACAAACTGTAAAATAGCAAAAGTAATTCCTAGAATCAAAGCTCCTAAAAAGTATAGTTTTGTTTTAGAAAATTGTCCATTTTTGGCTGCCATAGAACCCAAAGCAACCAATACACTACTGATCACAACTAAGATTGTAGAAATAAGAAAAGCAGGAGTAAGATTTACCTCTGTCCAATGATCTGCCATACTGTTTTTACTAACAATATAAGCACTAGAAAGTCCTACGAACATCATCGCCATACTTGCCATTCCTAAAACAAGTAACGGCTTTCTCGATTTCTTTTTGGTTACCTGAGCTTCTGTTAGGTTACCTTTTTCTTTTTCAATAGAATAATCCTGTGTCATAATTTTATATGTATTTATCTACTACGTAGATAATTTGAACCAAAGGGAGATATTTTAAACAAGTAAACATGAGTTTTTTTGCGGCTTCCATGGTGCATTCTTTCATGAGTTTATAAGCATCCATAAATACCCAAACTCCTAATAAGGCAATTAAGCCTGCTCCTACCCACGAAAGATTTAAATCGTGCTCAACTCCCATTACTGGAAGAATGGCAGGTAGTATGGATACGGGAATCAACCACAAAGAATAGGTCATCATTTGGTAGGCAGAGCGTTCATCCCTCATCCCTGAAGGCAATAAGCGAATCCCCGCTTTTTTGTATTCATCATCTTGTAGCCAAGCAATTGCCCAAAAATGAGGAAATTGCCAAAGGAATTGTATGGCAAATAAAACACCTGGTTCTATCCCAAAAGTATTTGTGGCAGCAAGCCACCCGATCATAGCTGGAATAGCTCCTGGAAAAGCTCCTACTAAAACAGCAATAGGACTTACCCGTTTCAATGGAGTGTAAATGGCAGCATACAACACCAAAGAAATCCCTCCGTAAATTGCACAAGTAAGATTGATGGCTACCAAGGCTAAGATTCCGATAATTCCTGCGATAGTTGAAAATATGATTCCTTCAGTGGGCGAAATTTTCCCTTGAGGCAAGGGACGACCCTCTGTACGTTTCATGAGTTTATCGGTTTCTCTTTCGTACACCTGATTAAAACCATTTGCCGAAGCGATCACCAAAAATCCTCCGATAGAAAGAAGCATGAACGTTACCCAATCAAACGAATCACCGTGGGTTGTATTGGTTCCCAAAATATAGCCTACAATAGACGAAAATAAAACCGTAGTGGTTAATCTTATTTTGGCTAATTCTGAATAAATTTTTAGTCTGCTCACTTGGGATACTTTTAGGTGGCAAATTTACGCCTTTTGGAATAAAAGGACATAAAAAAAGCCTCTGAAAAATCAGAGGCTAAAAAATGTGGTGCTACCAAGATTCGAACTAGGGACACACGGATTTTCAGTCCGTTGCTCTACCAACTGAGCTATAGCACCATTTTCTGTTTGCGTTGGCAAATATATACAAGAATTTCATTTTAGAAAACGTTTCTTGTTTATTTTTTTTGATTTCCTTTGTATCATGAATAAACTTTTGATAGATATTGGCAACACTTGGATTAGATTCTATATTGATAATCAAAATTTTGATCTTCTATTAGAGCTAAAAAACTGGGATGAAAAAAAAATCGAAAAAGAGGTGAAAAACTTTTCTTTGGCGATCATTTCGAATGTAAGATTCTCAAAAGAGCACCTAAAAAGACTTTTTGAAAATCTTCCGTTAAAAGTATTTTTCTTGGATTCAGAAACCCCTCTTCCGATAAAATTAGATTATAAAACTCCTAAAACATTAGGAAAAGATCGAATTGCAACGGCTGTGGCTGCCTATTATGATTTTCCTAATTCTAATTGTATCATCATAGATATTGGCACTTGTATTACTATTGATTTTTTAGATGCAAAAGGTGTTTTTCATGGAGGTAGGATAAGTCCGGGTCTTCAAATGCGACTTTCCGCTATGAATCATTTTACAGGGAAATTACCTTTGGTGGAAAGAAATCTGGATATCGATATTATAGGAAAATCTACAGAAGAGTCTTTACAATCGGGTGCTTTTTACGGAATTTTACATGAAATAGAGGGAACCATACATCATTTTAAGCAACATTATGATTTCATTAACGTTATTTTAACTGGCGGTGGTGCTCACGCTTTTGATAAAAGATTAAAAAGTAGCATCTTTGCCTCCAACCATTTTTTGGTAAAAGGACTTAAATACATTCTATCTTATAATGAGGATAAATAACCTACTTAGCTTACTTATTTTTGTAAGCCTTTTTTCATTCCAGAAAACACAAGCTCAAAGCAATACGAATTCTCCCTATTCTACCTTAGGATTTGGACGACCCGTAGATGCAAATAGTACACATTTCAAATCTATGAGTGGTGTTGGTATTGGAATTTCAAACGGACAATTCATCAATTTCTTAAACCCTGCAAGTTATACAGACTTAGAACTCACAACTTTTGAGTTTGGAGGAGAAGGAACTATGGCTACCTACAAACAAGGGGAGAATGTGAAAACATTTAACTCGGCAAATTTTTCACAACTTGGACTAGGAATGCCGCTAAATGATAAAGCAGCACTTACTTTTGGAATACTTCCCGTGTCGCATGTAGGATATGACATTCAAGATGTGAAAGCCTTTGAATACTTCCCTAGTAATACTACAGATACTATCGGTTATCGAAATTCCTTTTTAGGATCTGGTGGAGTAGGATCTTTCCTCGGAGGATTTGCTTACAAACCAATGCCTAATCTATCTGTAGGAGTAAATATTCAATTTCAATATGGAAATATTGATAAAACTACAGAGAAAGAATTTGAAAAAAACAATTATTTAAGTAATAGAAAACTTTCTACTTATAATATAAATCATTTTTCATATAAACTAGGAGCACAATATCGTCATAAACTTGATGAAAAAAGAGCCTTAATTGCAGGTGCCACTTATGATATTGGGGGAGATAAAAACATTGAACGTAGTGAACTTCATTATACCTATGTACACACCTCTGAATTAGAAAACACAATTGATACTGTATTTTTTAGAGATCTTGAGGAAGGAACAATAACCTTACCCAGCACTTTTGGGTTTGGATTATCTTATGAAATTAAAGATAAACTAACATTAGGAATAGACTTCAAACAAACAAATTGGTCTAAATTTGCCATTTTTGGTGAGAAAGAGGATCGTTTTGTAGATCAAACCTCTATTGCTTTAGGAGGATCCTATATTCCTAATAAAAATGATGTGCGAAATCTTTGGAAAAGATCCACTTATCGTTTTGGAATAAATTACAAAACAGGATATTTAAACACCTCATTTCCAAACGGTAATACTAATCTAACTGAATTTGGCATCAATTTTGGAATTGGATTACCAATAAGAAAAGCTAGAGGAACGCTAAACTTAGGTTTAGGATACTCTCAAATAGGTTCACTGGATAACGGAGGCGTTAAAGAACAAATATTTAAAGCTTTCTTATCACTTACCATTAGAGATAAATGGTTTGTACAAAGAAAAATTGATTAAGAAAAACAACAAACAAATAACAAGAGAAAAACATGATGAAAACTGCAATCAAAACATTCGCATTAGCCTTAGCGACGGTTTTTACAAGCTTTGCTCAAGACAGTACTACTGTTGACTTGAAATTTGGGCCAGACAAAACCAAAACCGAAGAAAACATGTCATTGTACATGGAACCGTATAAAAGAAAAAATTATAAGGACGCTTTCCCTTTTTGGTCTTATGTATTTCATCATGCACCAAAAAGAACTAAGAACCTTTATATTCATGGGCCAAAAATGATCAAGTCTTTCATGAAGAATGATCCGACTAATGCCACTGCATGGGTAGATAGCTTATTCATGGTATATGATCAATATAGTGAATACTATCCTGAGAAAAAAGGTGCCAATATAGGTAAAAAAGGGGTTGATTTATTTGTTTTCTACGGAAAAGAAATAACAGATGACCAACTTATAAAAGTAAATAAACTTCTTAAAGAAGCCTACGACTTTAGCGGAAATGAAATTTCTGGAGCAGTAATCAATGCGTACTTTATCACTAGTGCTAAATTGGTAATAAAAGAATTGAATACGAAAGATCAATTACTTGAAATGTATGCAAACCTTGGAAATGTAATTGAATACCAGAAGGCTAAATACAACCAAGTAAAATTCAACCTTGAAGAAAAGAAAGAACAAGGAACAGAGCTTAGTAAAAAAGAAGCTAAAAGTCTTAAAAGAACAGTTTCTGCCTTAAAAAAACTTGGGAAAGTAGAAGCCAATATGGAAAAAACTCTTGCTCCTCATGCAACTTGTGAAAAACTAGACCAAATCTATACAGCACAGTTTGAGGAAAACAAAGAGAATGAAAAATGGCTTACTAGAGCAGCAAAACTTTTAAAGAAAAAAGAATGTACAGATTCTGATATTTTCTTCAAAATTGCAGATCAACTTTATAAGCTTCACCCAGCTGCAGGACCAGCTGCAAACTTAGCTTACCTTTCTTTAAAGCAAAAAGATTATGCAAAAGCAAGTAAGTATATCAATATGGCAATTGAGCAAGAAGAAAACGAAATCACTAAAGCAGATTACCTTCTTCTAAAATCTAAAATCCAATTGACAAGAGGAAGCTACCAAGGTGCTGCTGCAACTGCTAGAAAAGCTGCTGCTTTGAGAAAAGGATGGGGAGAACCTTACCTAATTATTGCAAATGCTTATGGTGCTACTTCAAGAAAATGTGGTGAGCTAAAAAGTGAGTTTGAAAAACGTGTAGGTTATATTGCTGCAATTGACAAAGCTTCTTATGCAAAAAGAATAGACCCAAGTGTTACAAGTAAAGCTCAAAGAATTATCAACAGTTTTAGCCCTCATATTCCATCAAGAACACAAGCTTTTGAAAAAGGGAAAAACCCTGGTGATAAGTACAAAATCAACTGTTGGTACAGCGAAACAATCACCATACGTGTAAAATAAAACGCTTGAATGAAACCAAGTAACATTAGTATTAAAATATACCAATCATTTATTGCCACTCTATTTGGAGTGGCAATACTTGTTTTTACATCTTGTGAAAATGATGTAAAAGAGATACAGCTAATGAACAGTAAAGAAGAACTTCCCCAGATGGAACTTTATGATTTCGAATTATTCTTTACAGAAAAAAACTTGATAAAATACAAAATAAGTGCACACCAAGCACTTTCTTACGAAGGGAAAGAAAATAAACTACTTTTTCCTAAAGGTGTACAGCTAATCACCTACAACAAAATGGGAGAAATAGTTACAGAATCACAAGCTGATTCTGCCGTTTATTTTAAAAACAATAAACTTCTTGCCTACCAAAATGTAAGAATAATTGGGAAAAATAACCGTGAACTCCAAACAAATTTTTTAACTTGGGACGAGAAAAAGAAAATGTTTCATACCACGGACACAGCCTACATTATCAGAAATGGTAAAAAAATTCAAACGATAGGTATGGAAGCAAAAGACGACTTCTCTACCTATAAATTATTTGACATAACAGGAAAAATAGAACTCAATGAAAATCGCTAAATACCTCAAGTTTATAGAAATTGTATGGCTCTTATTCGCTGCTTTTTGTTTGGTGGAAGCCATTATCAGATTTTCCAATGGAAACACACAAAAAGGTTGGATGTTCCTTGTGGGACTTATCATGGGAATCATTATGTTTTTCTTGAGAAGAAAATCTCGAAAACACTACGAGAACAAAGATTCTGAAGAATAACTTATAAGTGATTTTAGAGTTTTTATATATCGTCATTACTTTATTGTTTTCCGCATTCTTTTCGGGAATGGAGATTGCTTTTGTTAGTTCTAATAAACTCTATATTGAACTCGAGAAATCAAAGGGGAATTTTCAGGCAAAAATTATTTCAAAATTCTTAGAAAAACCTAGTGAATTTATCTCTACAATGCTTGTGGGAAATAATATTGCCTTAGTGATCTATGGTCTTCTAATGGCGAAAATTCTCAATGAAACATTATTTCAAAGCATTCATGAATCATCACCTTTTTTGGCTTTATTACTCAATACAATCCTTTCTACAGGAATTGTATTATTAACAGCCGAATTTTTACCGAAGGTAGCCTTTAATAAAAATGCAAATTTTCTGTTGAAATTCTTTAGTGTTCCCGCTATAATAATTTATTATTTGCTACGACCTTTAGTCTTAATATTCTCTCTAATATCTAGACTAATATTAATGATTTTGGGGCAAAAAATAGAAACAGAAGAAATTAATTTTAGTAGAAAAGACCTAGAATCCTATCTGCAAGAACACACCTCTAATATCTCTGAAGATGAGGAAGTAGATAGCGAAATTCAAATTCTTCAAAATGCGCTTGAATTTAACACCATTAAAGCAAGAGAATGTATGACTCCTCGAACAGATATTATCGCAGTATCTGAGGAAGAACCCATAGAAACACTCAACGCTCTTTTTGTAGAAAATGGTTTTTCTAAAATATTGGTGTATAAAGACAATGTGGA
Coding sequences within it:
- a CDS encoding acyl transferase, with translation MKRVKNIENRIFGIQNDTDFEELALEVFDFQSENCEVYKRFLSYLGKPKPKSIEAIPFLPISFFKSHSINSFPDYEMVFSSSGTTGMTPSKHFVAHLDIYHQSMIKSFEKFYGNPDEYVLLALLPNYLEREGSSLIYMMEKMIERNPHEESGFFLYNHEELFQRLQEVELKGKKTILIGVSFALLDFFEKYSISLKNTIIMETGGMKGRRKEITREELHHFLIEKTGVQYIHSEYGMTELLSQAYSKGEGIFQTPTWMKLYPGDPDDPFSFSSKTYGTIKIIDLANLYSCSFLQTDDLGRFHDTNKKFEVIGRIDFSDVRGCNLLIF
- a CDS encoding cytochrome c oxidase subunit 3; amino-acid sequence: MTQDYSIEKEKGNLTEAQVTKKKSRKPLLVLGMASMAMMFVGLSSAYIVSKNSMADHWTEVNLTPAFLISTILVVISSVLVALGSMAAKNGQFSKTKLYFLGALILGITFAILQFVGFDELVALGHYPVGSGSAVASSYIYAMVLFHLAHMVGALISVLVVVLRLQMNKYTKEYYLGIELAAMFWHFLGFIWIYLYIFLNTMNTVG
- the cyoE gene encoding heme o synthase yields the protein MSRLKIYSELAKIRLTTTVLFSSIVGYILGTNTTHGDSFDWVTFMLLSIGGFLVIASANGFNQVYERETDKLMKRTEGRPLPQGKISPTEGIIFSTIAGIIGILALVAINLTCAIYGGISLVLYAAIYTPLKRVSPIAVLVGAFPGAIPAMIGWLAATNTFGIEPGVLFAIQFLWQFPHFWAIAWLQDDEYKKAGIRLLPSGMRDERSAYQMMTYSLWLIPVSILPAILPVMGVEHDLNLSWVGAGLIALLGVWVFMDAYKLMKECTMEAAKKLMFTCLKYLPLVQIIYVVDKYI
- a CDS encoding type III pantothenate kinase; translated protein: MNKLLIDIGNTWIRFYIDNQNFDLLLELKNWDEKKIEKEVKNFSLAIISNVRFSKEHLKRLFENLPLKVFFLDSETPLPIKLDYKTPKTLGKDRIATAVAAYYDFPNSNCIIIDIGTCITIDFLDAKGVFHGGRISPGLQMRLSAMNHFTGKLPLVERNLDIDIIGKSTEESLQSGAFYGILHEIEGTIHHFKQHYDFINVILTGGGAHAFDKRLKSSIFASNHFLVKGLKYILSYNEDK
- a CDS encoding outer membrane protein transport protein; the protein is MRINNLLSLLIFVSLFSFQKTQAQSNTNSPYSTLGFGRPVDANSTHFKSMSGVGIGISNGQFINFLNPASYTDLELTTFEFGGEGTMATYKQGENVKTFNSANFSQLGLGMPLNDKAALTFGILPVSHVGYDIQDVKAFEYFPSNTTDTIGYRNSFLGSGGVGSFLGGFAYKPMPNLSVGVNIQFQYGNIDKTTEKEFEKNNYLSNRKLSTYNINHFSYKLGAQYRHKLDEKRALIAGATYDIGGDKNIERSELHYTYVHTSELENTIDTVFFRDLEEGTITLPSTFGFGLSYEIKDKLTLGIDFKQTNWSKFAIFGEKEDRFVDQTSIALGGSYIPNKNDVRNLWKRSTYRFGINYKTGYLNTSFPNGNTNLTEFGINFGIGLPIRKARGTLNLGLGYSQIGSLDNGGVKEQIFKAFLSLTIRDKWFVQRKID
- the lptC gene encoding LPS export ABC transporter periplasmic protein LptC; the protein is MKPSNISIKIYQSFIATLFGVAILVFTSCENDVKEIQLMNSKEELPQMELYDFELFFTEKNLIKYKISAHQALSYEGKENKLLFPKGVQLITYNKMGEIVTESQADSAVYFKNNKLLAYQNVRIIGKNNRELQTNFLTWDEKKKMFHTTDTAYIIRNGKKIQTIGMEAKDDFSTYKLFDITGKIELNENR
- a CDS encoding hemolysin family protein, producing MILEFLYIVITLLFSAFFSGMEIAFVSSNKLYIELEKSKGNFQAKIISKFLEKPSEFISTMLVGNNIALVIYGLLMAKILNETLFQSIHESSPFLALLLNTILSTGIVLLTAEFLPKVAFNKNANFLLKFFSVPAIIIYYLLRPLVLIFSLISRLILMILGQKIETEEINFSRKDLESYLQEHTSNISEDEEVDSEIQILQNALEFNTIKARECMTPRTDIIAVSEEEPIETLNALFVENGFSKILVYKDNVDHIRGYAHIYDLFKKPSSIKEITNDIALIPESMPANDILNLFTKERKSIALVIDEFGGTAGLITLEDVVEELIGEIEDEHDQEMILEKQVNENEYLLSARHEIDYLNQEYEWNLPESDEYETLGGLMSILLEKIPEEGETLFVNDIEITAIKVSTNVIEEVHIKIF